The genome window AAACAGGCATATGGTACGCGCGCCAAACAATTTACCAGTGACGCCTGTTTTCAAAAGGTGGTGCTCATACGGATCAGAGATATTGATCGCTATCAACGGCTTGTGGCAGAAGTCGTCCTGCCGGACGGTCGGCAATTAAATCGGGAATTACTTCGTGCCGGTCTGGCATGGTGGTATGAACAATACGCTCGGAACGAAGAAGAATTTAAGAGCTTGCAGGCACAGGCACAAGCGCAAAAGCTAGGCCTATGGAAAGACAAGAACCCTGTTGCGCCTTGGGATTTTCGGAGATTACCCAAAAAAACCAATGCTGCGCCGAATAAAATTGAGCCGCCGCCCCCTTCACCTCTGGACGGGACGACAACCGTTTATGTTACGAAAACAGGCACACGCTATCACCGAAAAGACTGTAAGACGCTGAAAGGCGGCAGTACAGCGGTAAGCTTGAAAGAGGCCAAAAGCCGAGGGCTGAGCCCTTGTCAACGATGTAAACCCTAAGGACTGAAGAATCGTATTGAGATTATTAGACGCTATAGAGAGGAGCAAATGACCATGTCGATGTTTAAAACGCAGAAAAAAAAGATGCTGTTTCTAGCCATTGTGTTGGGTGTATACCTTCCCGGCGCCGGACTCTTCGCAGAAGGAACACAAGCCATGTCTAAAGAATCAACAGGGATGTATGTGTCTATCCGCGAAAGTTCGCTTACGCAAAATACTTTCGCCACCACCCAAGAAGGCGTAGCCTATCTGGGTATCCAATCGATAGAATTAAGTTTGGATCGTGATTTTTCTGTCCACGCCCCTGATAAGGAAGAAAAAGTTATCCTTGCTTCTGATGACGATGTCCGCGCCTTTCGCGCCCGTTCGGAGTCTCATGGTGTGCACATCTGCGCGGTCTTAACGGCCTGTGACTTTAGTGC of Candidatus Hydrogenedentota bacterium contains these proteins:
- a CDS encoding nuclease; its protein translation is KQAYGTRAKQFTSDACFQKVVLIRIRDIDRYQRLVAEVVLPDGRQLNRELLRAGLAWWYEQYARNEEEFKSLQAQAQAQKLGLWKDKNPVAPWDFRRLPKKTNAAPNKIEPPPPSPLDGTTTVYVTKTGTRYHRKDCKTLKGGSTAVSLKEAKSRGLSPCQRCKP